Genomic DNA from Lentimicrobiaceae bacterium:
CTTTTACAGTGTCCCAGGGGGCGGTTTCTAATACATGGGCATCAAAAATAAAAACAGATATGGTATCAACTTTATCATTAAAAAGACCCTTTGAAGGAGCCCCATAATAGTTTTTTTGAATACTATATGCTTCAATTTTATGTATCTGTGGATTATATATAGGATTTGCTACATGATTAAAACTTGTGTCGGGATAATCTATTGTCCATGCAGTATAGATTGGTATATTGGACATATTATTTACACGTAGTTTTAAGTCTTCATTATTGACCTTGTTGCAGGTTGTATTAATTGTTAGCAAACCTAAGATAATTAAATAAATTGGTTTAATAGTTAAATAATTTGATTTCATATAATTATTTTTATTGATTTATTATAGATATGATGCCTCCTCCTAAAAAATCCCCGCTGAGCGGAATTTGCAATTCCGTTCGGAACGTTAGAAAATTTGCAATTTTCTGTTTTCATAATTTATTTTATTGTCGGCAGTAAAGTTGCTAATGGTGGTTATCTGCGGCGACGGGTCCCTGTTTGCTGGTCCGCTTACCGTTTGCACCGCTTGGGGCTTCCCCTGCTGATATGCAAATTCACCTGCTAAAATAGTGTTTTTTATAAAACCAATAGCTGAAATACAATTCCAACGGTATTCCGAGCGGTCCCGATGACTATCGGGACAAATGCAGCTCAGCCCAGGAATTTGCTGTATAGCCTCATTTAATAACCTAAAACAAATTTTAGTTATTCACCTCGTAAACTTATTGCAGAGGGTGTACTGTATATTTGGAGCCAAAATAAAAAACTAATGCAAAGGAACCCAAGATATACAATATCAGCAATATGTTTCCTATAAGCTTCTGTCTTTTACTCTCATCTTTATACTTTTCATAAATCCTGTCTCGATTTCTATATAAAAATAGATAATTTAAACCAAAAGCCAATAATCCCAAAGGGATAGTATAACTGTAAATTTCGCTTTTAGAACTAAATTTCATATTTGCTAATGAATTATGGTTTAAAATAATTTGGATAACAAAAATATTCGCTAAATGACACATACTAATAAAAAGCATAGCATTAGTAGCAGGCATATCGTTTGTGGGTATTCTTTTAAAAGTTTGCCACAATTTATAATATAAATATTTCATTATTAACATGTTTAAAACTAGTGATTAAAACCCCTTATCGGATAAGGTGCCCGGTCCGGGTGTCCGGTAATCATATTCATATAGGCTTTACTTGCCTGATAATTTGCTTGTATAACAAATCCAGGACATCTGCCCACTCCAATAGCTATAACGGTAACTGTTGTATTAAGCCCTGTTTCACCCCAAGATTGTTTTTTAACCCAGACCTGCTTTTAAACAGGCTCAGTTTTTTTGCTCTTTATAGTGGGTATCTCGAACCAAAATAATATACAAGTGCTGCCGATGCAATTATGTATAGTACCAAAGAGGTGTTGCCAATTATACTTTTGCTCTTGCTCTCATCCTTGTATTTCTCATAAAGCTTCTCTCGGTTCTTGTATAGATAAAAATAATTTATTAAATAAAGAACTAAGCCAAGTGAGCATGCAAATAGAATTATTTCATTCTTTGAATTCGGTTCAATATTAAAACTAAAGAAATGATTTACTAAGACTTGGATAGTTGCAATATTTATAAAATGGAGTATGCTAAAAACAATCATAGCATTTGTGGCAGGCATATCGTTTGTGGGTATTTTTTTAAAAGTTTGCCACAATTTATAATATAGATACCTCATTTTCAGTGTTTTTTATTTAGTGATTAAAGCCCCTTACAGGATATGGTGTCCAATCCGGGATTCTGTAATAAAAGTATCGCATAACCTGTTATTCACAATAATCTATCATCAATTACTTTAAAGGCTTTCCTAAGATAAAAAACAGTACCACGCTGAGTACAATGTACAAAAGCAAATAAATTGTCCCTTTACGCCTTTCTTCTTTGGTCTCATTTTCATATCGTTTACATATTTCATTCTGTTTGCCAAAAAGGGTTTTAAATCCTATAAAAAGCAAAATAAAATACAATACTAAACCAAAGGAATAGACAAAATTTTTGCTGATTTCAAAATTAAAAAAATATCTAATTACTGACATGGCCGTTAAAATATTAAACCCCAGTAAAACAAGTAATAATAGTAATGCATTAAATGCCGGTGTATCATTAGATTTCACTCTCTTTAACTGCTGGTAAATTCTGTAATAAAAGTATCGCATGGCTCAATTAATTTTTAATGTAAAGCATTTGTTTGCCAAATAGTTACTTGTTATGCACCAATATATTGCTATTAGTCACAAAATAATTGTGATTGCCTTCTACTTCAATGTTATAAACCGTTTCAGGATGCTTTTCGAGAACAGAACTTGTAACATGTTCTATTGAACCATCTTTTGTTTTTAAGACCATGCCAGGTTGCAAATCCTTTACTTTTACCCAGCCTTTGCCCTCTACATAGAAAGGGTGTTCTGCTGTTACAAATATCCTTTGGTTATCCGTTGTAAGCTCATAAATCTCCTGCGTTTTTCTCTCAAACGACTTTACAACCTTGCTCAGTTCAACTGTATTCTTTTCCATGTTATATGAGTAAACGCTATCCCCGCTGAGCGGAATTTGCAATTCCGTTCGGAACGTTAGAAAATTTGCAATTTTCTGTTTTCATAATTTATTTTATTGTCGGCAGTAAAGCTGCTAATGGTGGTTATCTGCGGCAACGGGTCCATATTTGCCGGTCCACTTACCGTTTGCACCGCATGGGGCTTCCCCTGCTGATATGCAAATTCACCTGCTAAAATAGTGTTTTTTATAAAACCAATAGCTGAAATACAATTCCAACGGTATTCCGAGTGGTCCCGATGACTATCGGGACAAATGCAGCTCAGCCGGGATAGTAATAATTTAATACAGCAAATAAAAAATAATTCTACTGCTGCCATTTTAAAACAATTTGCTCTGTTTTTAAATATATCCGCTTTTTAATATATGTTGTAATTTATACTATAACAGCATAGTATGGCTTAAAAAACAACTGAAATAAGTTATTTTTATAACCGTTTCCTGTATGCTCCGGCTGTATTTCGTTACATAAAATACATTTGCACTTCCCTTTTTACCCCTGTTTTTTGTAATAAAGTATTAATAGGATTTATTAAAAAACTGAATTAAAAAACTATTTTAAGAAAAAAACCAAGAAATGTACATAAAAAAATTTTAAACAAATACTACTCTATTTCCCCATTAACTGTACCACATTCATAGTATCGGAAAAGTTTGCTGCAAATAGTTTTCTCTAACCATCCATATATTAATGTTTCCAAAATGGATTTCAACTGTCGGTTTCCGCCATTCAGCATTTTATTTTATACCCTATGTTTCACTTCTCCTACTTTTGCACAGTAAAATTGTTCACAACCGAACGGTTCGTGCAAGGAAACAGAACAACGTTTCCTGAAAAAAGTTAAACTTATTCCTATGATGTAGATGTTTGCAATTTTGGCACATATTTTGACAAACCCATAAACCATTTTACGCTTCCAAATAACCATAAACCATAATAAACAATGAAAATGATTAAACAAATTATCCTGGTTTTCTGTCTTACAATAGCGGGAACACAAATTGCAAAAGCAGACGGAGACGCGGGTACCGTAAAACGCTATACAATAAGCGGCAATATAAAAGACAAATCCACCGGTGAAGAACTCCTGGGTGCCACTGTGTTTGTGAAAGGATTACAATCAGGTGCAGTTACCAATTTGTACGGATTTTATTCTCTTAGCCTGCAACCCGGAATTTACACCCTGATGTATTCTTATGTCGGGTACAACACGATTGAAAAAGAAGTCAAACTTTCGGCAGATGTTACCTTTAACATTGAACTTGAAACCAAACAGGAAGTATTGCAGGAAGCCGTAATCACCGGGGTAAAAAAGAACGAAAATATTACCAAAACCGAAATGAGCGTCATGAAGATGGATGTGAAAACCATCAGTAAAATTCCTGCACTGATGGGTGAGGTTGACATTATCAAAGCCATACAATTGCTCCCCGGCGTACAATCCACCAGCGAAGGCTCTTCGGGTTTCAGTGTGCGAGGCGGCAGCCCCGACCAGAACCTTATCATTCTGGACGAAGCCACAGTGTACAATGCTTCACACCTGATGGGTTTCTTTTCGGTATTTAACAACGATGCTATCAAAGATGTGCAGATATACAAAGGTGACATTCCGGCTTCGAGCGGA
This window encodes:
- a CDS encoding Hint domain-containing protein, giving the protein MEKNTVELSKVVKSFERKTQEIYELTTDNQRIFVTAEHPFYVEGKGWVKVKDLQPGMVLKTKDGSIEHVTSSVLEKHPETVYNIEVEGNHNYFVTNSNILVHNK